The stretch of DNA GTCGGCTTCGCGATTTCCCAAGCCTCTAGACGCTCGACGGCCCCCTTGCCCAGACCTATCCCTTGGTCGTCCCATCCCCGGTCGCCGCCACTTCCAGGCTGGCCTCCTTCTCCAGGACGGGCAGGTCGGCGGCAACAAGGTCGGGGTACTTGAGGCCTGAGCCGGTGTTGAGGACGACGACGCGTTCGCCCGGCCCGAGGATTCCGTCCTTGACCAAGCGCGGGAGGGCGGCCACGGCGGCCGCGCCCTCCGGGCAGATCAGCATCCCCTCGGTCCGCGCCACCAGGCTCATCGCCTTGAGAATCTCCTCGTCGGACACGGCCACGGCCGTCCCGCCGGTCCGCCGCACGGCATCGAGGACGAGGAAGTCGCCAAGGGCCTTGGGCACGCGGATCCCCGCCGCCAGGGTTTGGGCGCCGACGCAGAACTCGGAAGCCTCCTTGCCCTCACGGAAGGCCCGGATGATCGGCGCGCACCCCTCGGCCTGGACCGAGATGAGCTTCGGCCACTTCCCCTCGATCCAGCCGACGGCGGCCATCTCCTCGAGGGCCTTGTAGATGCCGATGATCCCGACCCCGCCTCCGGTCGGGTAGAGGATGGCGTCCGGCAGCTCCCAATCGGACTGCTCGGCGATCTCGAAGCCCATGGTCTTCTTGCCTTCGATGCGGTAGGGTTCCTTGAGGGTGGAGGCGTCGAACCAGCCCTGGGCCTTGGCCGCCTGCCCGATGATCTTGCCGGCGTCGGAGATGAGGCCCTTTACCAGATAGGTCACGGCGCCGGTGGCCACGCACTCCTTCTTGGGCAGGTCCGGCGCATCGATCGGCATGACCACGTACATGGTCAGGCCGGCTTTGGCCGCATAGGCGGCCCAGGCCCCGCCGGCGTTACCGGCCGTGGGCATGGCCACCGTCCTGATCCCGAGCTCGCGGGCCATGGATACGCCCACCGCCGCCCCGCGGGCCTTGAAGCTGCCGGTCGGGTTAAGCCCCTCGTCCTTGATGAAGAGTCGCGGCAGCCCTACGGCTTGTCCCAACCTGGGTGACGAAAGCATCGGGGTCATCCCCTCACCGAGCGTGACGATGCTTTCATCGTCCCGCACCGGCAGGAACTCGCGGTAGCGCCAGAGGTCGGAACGGCGCGACTTGATGGCGTCCCGTCGGACCTTGCCTCCGATGGCCTTCAAATCGTAGCGGGCCAGGAGGGGCGCCCCGCAGTCACAGACGTTCCGGGGCTTCTCGGGCGTGAAGGTCTTGCCGCACTTCGGGCACTCGAGATGGGTCAGGAAGGTCATCGGCTTGTCCTCCCGGTGGTCAGGATGTCGGCGGCAGGGCGGCAGTGATCAGCGGCTTCAGCCGTAGCGCTGAACATCACAGCAGCAATCGTAGTAAGCCGCGCCGTGACCGAGGTCGGTCTCGCGGTCGGCGGTCAGCAGGTTGACCGCCTCACCGGCGGCCAGGGAGCCGCCGGCGTAGATC from Bacillota bacterium encodes:
- a CDS encoding threonine synthase; this translates as MTFLTHLECPKCGKTFTPEKPRNVCDCGAPLLARYDLKAIGGKVRRDAIKSRRSDLWRYREFLPVRDDESIVTLGEGMTPMLSSPRLGQAVGLPRLFIKDEGLNPTGSFKARGAAVGVSMARELGIRTVAMPTAGNAGGAWAAYAAKAGLTMYVVMPIDAPDLPKKECVATGAVTYLVKGLISDAGKIIGQAAKAQGWFDASTLKEPYRIEGKKTMGFEIAEQSDWELPDAILYPTGGGVGIIGIYKALEEMAAVGWIEGKWPKLISVQAEGCAPIIRAFREGKEASEFCVGAQTLAAGIRVPKALGDFLVLDAVRRTGGTAVAVSDEEILKAMSLVARTEGMLICPEGAAAVAALPRLVKDGILGPGERVVVLNTGSGLKYPDLVAADLPVLEKEASLEVAATGDGTTKG